From Coccinella septempunctata chromosome 4, icCocSept1.1, whole genome shotgun sequence, a single genomic window includes:
- the LOC123312119 gene encoding T-cell activation inhibitor, mitochondrial, whose product MLHLRRNFIYQATFKKNRYLSTSEISTALKPFYFAVHPDLFGQYPEQRTINENSLKQLSSIIESMQSKRSVKPMSLPFYLKGKERNGSFHYVKISIRSPNLRETVLTILKSCNLSTEYVDKIPIPPEPTYRSQTIKVNVDKMDFSKMSEDDPIFGQFVIKQKIREAQDSLKLRNWLHKNHHKAKILVDKSKPLTEEVRRLQENIRDKWDLLDIRWNCGWNETHYRGCLQSFMALAGQHPEAMHQLKGKVLVFAPFTGISLDGHIMLNSAEVRHNWLELIKNISTYDSVLSRIPNFEKAVSQVLRNIRIGRRKFMFKIMAGEYERNLLQITTSMSDYLSYRKFPKSWPDSLQNFELVVENEAGPLMVSPTGQFIIPSSLPGQLLVSFITTHMDEAKIKSNNYKQDKHKEKYLHSKCKDEFNLEFLRKDDNVTPELMIKCCERLLSNKHEINTFLKGMRLNICTYYSVLSDGIICIPWNFEL is encoded by the exons ATGTTGCATCTAAGACGAAA cttcatttatcaAGCAACATTTAAGAAAAACAGGTATCTAAgtacctctgaaatctcaaccGCTCTGAAGCCATTTTACTTTGCTGTACATCCAGATCTTTTTGGGCAGTATCCTGAGCAAAGA ACAATAAATGAGAACTCTTTGAAGCAGTTGAGTTCTATAATAGAATCTATGCAGAGTAAGAGGTCAGTGAAACCGATGAGCCTACCTTTTTATTTGAAAGGAAAGGAGAGAAATG GAAGTTTCCATTATGTAAAAATAAGTATCAGATCACCAAATCTGAGAGAAACAGTTTTGACAATATTGAAAAGTTGCAATTTATCTACGGAATATGTAGATAAAATCCCTATTCCCCCTGAGCCAACTTATAGATCCCAAACGATCAAGGTAAACGTggataaaatggatttttccaaAATGAGCGAAGATGATCCGATCTTTGGCCAGTTTGTCATCAAACAAAAGATTAGGGAAGCCCAAGACTCgttgaaattgagaaattggTTGCACAAAAATCACCATAAAGCCAAAATTTTAGTCGATAAAAGCAAGCCTCTCACCGAGGAGGTACGGAGGTTACAAGAAAATATAAGGGATAAATGGGACTTGTTGGATATAAGATGGAATTGCGGATGGAATGAAACCCATTATAGGGGGTGTTTACAGAGTTTCATGGCACTCGCTGGGCAGCACCCTGAGGCGATGCACCAGCTTAAAG GTAAAGTCCTGGTTTTTGCCCCATTCACAGGAATAAGTTTAGATGGTCACATAATGTTGAATAGTGCTGAAGTTCGCCATAATTGGTTAGAA CTGATTAAGAATATCTCTACTTACGACTCGGTTCTttcgagaataccgaatttCGAAAAGGCTGTATCGCAGGTTCTGCGAAACATAAGGATTGGTAGAAG GAAATTTATGTTTAAGATCATGGCAGGCGAGTATGAAAGGAATCTACTCCAAATCACCACTTCGATGAGCGACTACCTGAGTTACAGAAAATTTCCTAAAAGTTGGCCGGATAGTTTACAAAATTTCGAACTAGTTGTAGAAAA TGAAGCCGGACCATTGATGGTATCTCCCACTGGTCAATTCATCATCCCAAGTTCCCTCCCGGGTCAATTATTAGTCAGTTTTATAACTACACACATGGACGAGGCAAAAATCAAATCAAACAATTATAAACA ggatAAACACAAAGAAAAATATTTACACAGTAAATGTAAGGATGAATTCAATCTGGAATTTTTAAGAAAAGATGATAACGTGACTCCCGAACTGATGATCAAATGCTGCGAGAGGTTGCTGAGTAACAAACATGAGATCAATACTTTTTTGAAAGGGATGCGGCTCAATATTTGTACATATTATTCCGTTTTGTCTGACGGAATCATTTGTATTCCTTGGAATTTCGAGTTGTAG
- the LOC123312118 gene encoding transcription initiation factor TFIID subunit 5 — MNNVITPNVSSGEDVNKSHLAAVLQILKKYNLKNTEELFKKEANISDCLENSANIQKDSNVSSVLTGYKSDGDPETYINSYRELKGFVEDSLDIYKHELGMILYPILVHMYLELVYNGHTEKAIALMKTFGPEQDTYYQDDLKKLALVTNKDHMNGNELTDTFKSHQFIIRMSRDTLSLLKRYLNDKKASVLLNIVQEHLYFDMYEGVARNKGQIDATSGAVGGEAKRQDNKIKVFYGIPKAPDIQTLAAPIEEEDGEGDQENPEKPKKKKAKKDPLFSKKTKSDPNAPPPDRIPAPDLKDNDKLEKVKALREASRRVTLGPETLPSVCCYTLMNTSQTVCCAEITEDSSMLAVGFNDAIIKVWSLVPQKLKALKSAQQLQEVNIDAEDLMVRIMNERSGEICRTLPGHAGPVYGVSFSPDRTLLLSCSEDSTIRLWSLQIWTCLVVYKGHLFPVWDVKFSPLGYYFATASHDRTARLWATDHYSPLRLFAGHFSDVDCLQFHPNSNYVATGSSDRRVCLWDCTTGNHVRLMTGHKAPIHSLAFSVCGRFLASSGADCRVLVWDLSHGHLVAELTGHEKPVHALTFSRCGNILCSGGLDFSLKVWDFSKITEDISSEEVNVSHNPDVKTGEQYLLRDFATKSSPLIHLHFTRRNLLLAVATFEGANP; from the exons atgaataacgTTATAACTCCAAACGTTTCTTCGGGAGAAGACGTTAACAAATCGCATCTAGCTGCTGTGTTACAAATTCTGAAGAAATACAATTTGAAG aatACTGAAGAGCTATTCAAGAAAGAAGCTAATATAAGTGATTGTTTGGAGAACTCAGCGAATATACAGAAAGACTCCAATGTTAGTAGCGTATTGACTGGATATAAAAGTGATGGAGATCCTGAAACATACATCAATTCTTATCGCGAATTGAAAGGTTTTGTTGAAGATTCCCTAGATATCTATAAGCATGAATTAGGAATGATTTTATACCCTATTCTTGTACACATGTATTTGGAATTGGTATATAATGGACATACAGAGAAAGCTATAGCATTGATGAAGACATTTGGACCTGAGCAAGATACTTATTACCAAGATGATTTGAAAAAGTTGGCATTGGTAACAAACAAGGATCATATGAATGGAAACGAGCTCACTGATACATTTAAATCTCATCAGTTTATCATCAGAATGTCAAGAGATACATTGTCATTACTGAAAAGATATTTAAACGATAAAAAAGCATCAGTTTTATTGAACATTGTTCAAGAACATCTTTATTTTGATATGTATGAAGGTGTTGCAAGGAATAAGGGTCAGATAGATGCGACTTCGGGCGCTGTGGGTGGAGAAGCTAAGAGACAAG ATAACAAAATCAAAGTTTTCTATGGCATTCCAAAGGCACCAGACATACAAACTTTGGCAGCTCCAATTGAGGAGGAAGATGGCGAAGGAGATCAAGAAAATCCTGAGAAACCTAAAAAGAAGAAAGCGAAAAAAGATCCACTGTTTTCTAAAAAAACAAAGTCTGACCCGAACGCTCCTCCTCCAGATAGAATACCAGCCCCAGATCT gAAAGACAATGATAAATTGGAAAAAGTGAAGGCGCTTCGTGAGGCATCCAGAAGGGTTACCCTAGGTCCGGAAACCTTACCGTCTGTCTGCTGTTATACACTGATGAACACAAGTCAAAC GGTGTGTTGTGCGGAAATAACTGAAGATTCCAGTATGTTAGCGGTGGGTTTCAATGATGCAATCATCAAGGTTTGGAGTTTGGTACCGCAAAAACTCAAGGCGCTCAAATCAGCTCAGCAGTTACAGGAAGTCAATATCGACGCTGAGGACCTTATG GTGAGAATCATGAACGAGAGATCTGGTGAAATCTGCCGTACCCTACCAGGGCACGCAGGTCCGGTCTACGGAGTATCCTTTTCACCGGATCGTACCTTGCTCCTGAGTTGTTCGGAAGATTCGACAATCCGACTGTGGAGTCTTCAGATATGGACGTGTTTGGTGGTGTACAAGGGACATCTGTTTCCCGTGTGGGACGTGAAATTCTCACCGCTGGGGTATTATTTCGCCACGGCTTCCCATGATAGGACCGCGAGGCTGTGGGCCACGGATCACTACTCTCCGCTGAGATTATTCGCTGGACACTTTTCGGACGTCGAT tgtctCCAGTTTCACCCCAACTCGAATTACGTGGCGACGGGATCTAGCGACAGAAGGGTCTGTCTGTGGGATTGCACCACGGGCAACCACGTCAGGCTGATGACGGGCCACAAGGCCCCGATCCACAGTCTCGCCTTCAGCGTTTGCGGAAGGTTCCTGGCCTCCTCGGGGGCCGATTGCAGGGTCCTCGTTTGGGACCTGTCCCACGGTCATTTGGTGGCCGAGCTGACCGGGCACGAGAAACCTGTGCACGCGTTGACGTTCAGCAGATGCGGCAACATCCTGTGTTCGGGAGGGTTGGACTTCTCCCTCAAAGTCTGGGATTTCAGTAAGATCACGGAAGATATTAGTTCGGAGGAGGTTAACGTATCGCATAACCCCGACGTTAAGACTGGCGAGCAGTATTTGCTCAGGGATTTCGCCACCAAGAGTAGTCCCTTGATACACTTGCATTTCACCAGGAGGAATCTGTTGTTGGCTGTTGCGACTTTTGAAGGCGCGAATCCCTAA
- the LOC123310736 gene encoding uncharacterized protein LOC123310736 yields MDYQPVKLDNIIFKRKRRGKFLLCSILVALLILLVIALGVYVFVLKDRGICKTPQCVEASKTIVGNMDMKVDPCQDFYKFACGNFLNKTVIPSSKTLVDSFSTLTNVIDKQIHTVLEEPYNKDDTKSIHIVKKVYKSCMNETDIELNSLRTIKNLLRRFGGWPVIEGARWNEASFNWIETLLKMKDSGLPYGILMDFAVELDDKNSSRRILTVDQPFIPFEPLKRGPRNNPILDATHTFMVNLAEEFGANRNTANREMENVLNFEMAIAKIMVPQEERRNLEDEYNPMSIRDLERNYPIVPWYSFINRLVFPAKVTYDTNLVIYIPEYLRRLKEIVDKTSRRLLANYILYKAAGSMLTYSNKKLRQIQLEFTKATVGVQSSTPRNELCTSIASRLDIATGALYVRKYFNKESKVDTEEIVKDIEDQFSKTLNVIDWMDQDTKNAALEKLRHMDKYIAYPDELMDDTKLEGYYKDLHLTNDNFLEIVLNVSKFQTEKDMMQLSEPVIRSDWRTRSSVAIVNAFYDLNANAIQVPAGILQGVFFNAKRPRYLNFGGIGYIIGHEFTHGFDDEGSQMDQDGNLKEWWKGSTKTAYEEKAKCIVDQYSNITVPEVAMKINGINCQGENIADNGGIKLAYLAYQEWVNKNKEEEKLPDLDYSPNQMFWIGAANVWCSKITTKAMEQEILTEVHPPDKYRINIPFANSEYFSKDFNCAKGTPMNPIQTCSVWYPFNLFSTPRWTRAVHLKNRRMLTKLEQVLIGTIVFLILLVFSILFIVHFGFGVRDERICMSPSCMKTSLSILESLDHNVDPCDDFYMFVCGNYLKNNFIPDDKTEISSFSEVEDSLSHKMRILLEEPEEMNEIRPFRFIKTQYKTCVNSSQDNTDTLKYLLRQVGGWPVLEGENWGDRYFDWRELVHRLRKAGLYSEIFLVINAEIMMSNSSQRILEVDEPMIICREYLKNGLGDKITKAMYELMVDIAVLLGADRQRAEEEMGRVINFLVELAQIAVSPEEKRASSSLNNLMTVNDLELTFPIVKWESYINNQLLGLTRVEKNTTMNVLHPKHLKKLNALILHNEKRTIANYIMWMVVFFEIQYSNQQLRDRLNEFSKIAEGNTQNIPVWKNCVDDVTYGLPLVAGSLYVRRFFKKEAKENMLELVDLILQQFKRELLGLQWMEEDSKKRALLKADSITAFIGYPDELLDNNKMVEHFADLGIPPENYLLLDLRLRNFTIKAHYRFLLEGVDKKDWRKQHSPIDVNAFYESSSNSIHFPAGILQDNFFDHEGPNYVNFGRIGFLIGHEITHGFDDEGRLFDENGNMVDWWSEKTKNAFMENAMCIVEQYSNNTVPEVNIKINGANSQGENIADNGGIKQAYLAYTRWLSNHGPDKYLPGLSFYTDRQMFWIASASSWCSKTRPERLKTMLLSDEHVPIYYRINIPLANSEYFAEDFKCPLESKMNPITKCKVW; encoded by the exons ATGGATTATCAGCCAGTTAA GCTagataatattatatttaaaagaaaaagaagaggaAAATTTCTGCTATGCAGCATATTAGTCGCTCTTCTAATCTTACTGGTAATTGCTTTGGGAGTTTACGTGTTTGTACTCAAAG ATAGGGGCATCTGTAAGACACCCCAATGCGTGGAGGCCTCGAAAACGATTGTAGGCAACATGGATATGAAAGTAGATCCTTGTCAGGATTTCTATAAGTTCGCCTGTGGAAATTTCTTGAACAAAACAGTAATACCTTCCAGCAAGACGCTTGTCGATTCATTTTCAACCCTAAC AAATGTCATCGATAAGCAGATCCACACGGTCCTGGAAGAACCCTATAACAAAGATGATACGAAATCGATTCATATAGTAAAAAAGGTTTATAAGTCATGCATGAACGAGACAGATATCGAACTCAACTCTCTGCGAACGATAAAGAATCTTTTGAGGAGATTTGGAGGTTGGCCTGTTATTGAGGGAGCTAGGTGGAACGAAGCCAGTTTCAACTGGATCGAAACCCTGCTGAAGATGAAGGATTCTGGTCTACCATACGGGATATTGATGGATTTTGCTGTGGAGTTGGATGACAAGAACTCCTCCAGGAGGATACTGACG GTAGATCAACCCTTCATCCCCTTCGAACCACTCAAGAGAGGCCCCAGGAACAACCCCATCTTGGACGCAACCCACACCTTCATGGTAAACTTGGCTGAGGAATTCGGTGCCAACCGAAACACCGCAAACAGGGAAATGGAAAACGTTCTCAATTTTGAGATGGCCATTGCCAAG ATCATGGTGCCCCAAGAAGAAAGACGTAACTTGGAGGACGAATACAATCCGATGAGCATTAGGGATTTGGAGAGAAATTATCCAATTGTTCCTTGGTATAGTTTCATCAACAGGTTGGTCTTCCCAGCGAAAGTCACTTATGATACCAACCTGGTGATTTATATCCCTGAATATCTGCGAAGATTGAAGGAAATCGTTGACAAAACTTCGAGGAG GTTGTTGGCCAACTACATTCTCTACAAGGCGGCAGGATCGATGTTAACctattccaacaagaaattaagACAAATACAACTAGAGTTCACCAAAGCTACCGTAGGAGTTCAATCTAGTACCCCCAGAAATGAACTTTGTACTTCGATTGCATCAAG GCTAGACATAGCGACAGGAGCCTTGTATGTacggaaatatttcaacaaagaATCGAAAGTAGATACAGAAGAAATCGTGAAGGATATAGAGGATCAGTTCAGTAAGACTTTGAATGTAATAGACTGGATGGATCAAGACACGAAAAATGCTGCTCTGGAGAAGCTCCGTCATATGGATAAGTATATAGCCTATCCTGATGAATTGATGGATGATACCAAACTCGAGGGCTACTATAAAGAT CTACACCTAACAAATGATAATTTCTTGGAAATTGTGTTAAACGTGTCGAAATTTCAAACTGAAAAAGACATGATGCAGTTGTCTGAACCAGTAATCCGATCAGATTGGAGGACTAGGTCATCAGTAGCAATCGTCAACGCCTTCTACGATCTGAACGCCAATGCCATAC AGGTGCCTGCTGGTATACTCCAAGGCGTCTTCTTCAATGCCAAACGACCCAGATATTTGAATTTCGGCGGCATAGGTTACATAATAGGTCATGAATTCACGCACGGTTTCGACGATGAAGGCAGCCAAATGGACCAAGATGGAAATCTTAAGGAGTGGTGGAAGGGAAGCACCAAGACGGCCTATGAAGAGAAAGCGAAATGCATTGTTGACCAGTACTCGAATATAACAGTGCCTGAAGTAGCAATGAAG ATAAACGGTATCAACTGTCAAGGAGAAAATATTGCCGACAACGGTGGTATAAAACTCGCTTATCTAGCCTATCAAGAATGGGTCAACAAGAATAAGGAAGAGGAGAAACTTCCAGATCTGGACTATTCCCCCAATCAAATGTTCTGGATCGGAGCAGCAAATGTTTGGTGTTCCAAAATAACGACCAAAGCTATGGAACAGGAGATCTTAACTGAAGTGCATCCCCCAGATAAATATCGAATAAATATACCATTTGCGAATTCTGAATATTTCTCCAAAGATTTCAACTGCGCAAAAGGTACACCCATGAATCCCATACAGACGTGCAGTGTGTGGT atCCATTCAATTTGTTCTCCACTCCTCGATGGACACGTGCAGTACACCTCAAGAATCGTAGGATGTTGACGAAATTAGAACAAGTTTTGATCGGTACCATAGTTTTCCTCATTTTATTGGTGTTTTCGATACTTTTTATCGTCCACTTTGGTTTTG GTGTTAGAGATGAGAGGATATGCATGAGTCCCTCATGCATGAAAACATCATTGAGTATCTTGGAGAGTTTAGATCACAATGTGGATCCTTGTGACGATTTTTACATGTTCGTTTGTGGAAATTACCTGAAGAACAATTTCATCCCTGATGACAAAACAGAGATAAGTTCGTTCTCTGAAGTAGA GGATTCGCTATCGCATAAAATGAGAATTCTATTGGAGGAACCTGAGGAGATGAACGAAATCAGACCATTCAGATTCATAAAAACCCAGTACAAGACTTGCGTGAATTCCAGTCAAGACAATACGGATACTCTCAAATACCTTCTCAGACAAGTTGGGGGTTGGCCCGTTTTGGAGGGAGAAAATTGGGGAGATCGCTATTTCGACTGGAGAGAACTCGTCCACAGGCTCAGAAAAGCTGGCCTATATTCCGAAATATTTTTAGTGATCAACGCCGAAATAATGATGAGTAATTCCTCACAAAGAATACTGGAA GTGGATGAACCTATGATCATTTGCagggaatatttgaaaaatggatTGGGTGACAAAATAACCAAAGCCATGTACGAACTGATGGTAGATATAGCAGTCCTTCTGGGCGCTGATCGTCAAAGGGCAGAAGAAGAAATGGGGAGAGTTATCAACTTTCTAGTGGAACTTGCTCAG ATTGCTGTTAGTCCAGAAGAAAAACGCGCCTCCTCATCTCTTAATAATTTGATGACTGTCAATGATTTGGAACTTACTTTTCCAATTGTTAAATGGGAGTCCTACATAAACAACCAGTTGCTGGGATTGACGAGAGTTGAGAAAAACACAACTATGAACGTCCTACACCcaaagcatttgaaaaaattgaatgccTTGATATTACACAACGAGAAAAG AACAATAGCAAACTACATAATGTGGATGGTTGTCTTTTTTGAGATACAATATTCAAACCAACAGCTTCGAGACAGACTGAATGAATTTTCCAAAATAGCAGAGGGAAACACGCAAAACATTCCAGTATGGAAAAACTGTGTCGATGATGTGACATATGG GCTTCCTCTAGTTGCTGGATCGCTTTATGTCCGTCGGTTTTTCAAGAAAGAAGCGAAAGAGAATATGCTGGAGTTGGTCGATCTGATTCTCCAACAGTTTAAAAGGGAACTGTTGGGCTTACAATGGATGGAAGAAGATTCAAAGAAAAGGGCATTATTGAAAGCCGATTCTATCACGGCTTTCATAGGTTACCCTGATGAATTATTAGATAATAATAAAATGGTCGAACACTTCGCTGAT CTTGGTATACCACCAGAAAACTACCTTCTGTTGGATCTAAGGTTGAGAAATTTCACAATTAAGGCGCATTATAGGTTCCTGTTGGAAGGAGTGGATAAGAAAGATTGGAGAAAGCAGCACTCACCTATTGATGTAAATGCTTTTTACGAATCTAGCTCGAACAGTATAC ATTTTCCTGCTGGAAtacttcaagataatttcttcGACCACGAGGGGCCCAATTATGTAAATTTTGGTAGAATTGGATTCTTAATTGGTCACGAAATTACCCATGGCTTTGATGACGAAGGAAGGCTCTTCGACGAGAATGGAAACATGGTCGATTGGTGGAGTGAAAAGACGAAAAATGCGTTTATGGAAAATGCTATGTGCATTGTAGAGCAATATAGTAACAATACTGTTCCAGAAGTCAACATAAAG aTCAATGGTGCGAACAGTCAAGGAGAGAATATAGCCGATAATGGTGGAATAAAACAAGCTTATTTAGCATACACAAGATGGCTTTCAAATCATGGACCGGACAAGTACTTACCAGGCCTTTCGTTTTATACCGATCGACAGATGTTCTGGATAGCATCCGCCAGCAGCTGGTGTTCTAAGACACGACCGGAAAGACTGAAAACTATGCTTCTCTCGGACGAGCACGTTCCAATTTATTACAGAATAAACATCCCCCTCGCGAATTCCGAATATTTTGCTGAGGATTTTAAATGTCCGTTGGAATCAAAAATGAATCCAATTACGAAATGTAAAGTATGGTAA